Part of the Arachis hypogaea cultivar Tifrunner chromosome 6, arahy.Tifrunner.gnm2.J5K5, whole genome shotgun sequence genome, ATCTCGTATAATAGAAATCGAAATTCTATAAAATAACTTCTCCACCTGTTTCATGCCATACAGTTCCAATTTTTGGATTATAATATTTTGAAACTCAACAAAATTTGTACAAGATTTGATAAAGACACTCAACAGATCTTTATCAGTAAATTTTATTCTCTCTcgcatttttttcttaattgttCTTCTGTAGTgtacaaaaactaaaaaaagaaactTCGATTTATTTAGGATTGCAACAaatatagtaaataaaaattaattgctttaatttactAAGTGCAAGTTCCTCTTCTAATATTAATAAATcgaatttatctattttaatttattgctACTATACCTAAATCGAATCCAATTGATTCGATTCATACcgaaaaaatataaatcaaatcaaatagctTCGATTTACAAAAATTTAAAGCTGAATTCAGACATGTATAAGCATTTTTCATTTGGAATAATGATATAACATTGAGCTTCATTTGATTTATCTATATgtttatcctaatttatattttaatatgaataaaatattaaaatattattataatttgtttaaaaaatattttatatatattttgtctcTATATCTTATCAAAAACTAAAATTCTATGTCTGCGCGTTCGATATCAATGTTTATGCTTCATATTTCACCGAAGATTTACCCGCAGTTAATcaaagaaaaagtaaacaaaataTGCAGTTAATGTTGCTTTGTGATCTAATTTAAAAACTTAGAGCAACTATCCATTATTTGACATGATTTTTTCTTTGAAGACGAATTTTTCATACATATACTCATACTTTTTTGCATtggtttttgttttaaaacaataTTAAACCACCAacttgacccaaaaaaaaaaaaaacaccaacagCACTAAATACCATTTTTATTAGAAAACCCAATTTTTCTTAAagattttaataataaaactgaaaattattagttaatttaatatattttactaaactatttttaatataatatgtcTCAACATCCTAAGTTAAACATTTACATgtgagtaatttttatttttttctaatcaataattatttaataaagtagtgaatgaataaaaaatttaaaaaatattaaatgaaaaaattagCTCATAATGCTTTTACAATAACGAATTAGAAGACTTTTGTTAAGAAGAGAATAACTATTAAAACAGATTGAAACAGTGAGAAAAACAGATTGGCAAAAGAAGGTGCATGAGAAAAAAGTGGGTTTAGTCATTAGTGGTCCTCCTAATTCCTAATTAACTTTAAAACACCTAGTTTACAATCCCTGCCCCAACTACCACCCCTCACCACCACCAAAAGTGAAAGAAGAGTGGAAATGTATGGAAAGAAAGGTGAAACTGAGGGAAGAGAACATGCATGCAAAGGTAGACGATAGAGTTTGGACCCTACCTAACCCTACTCGcgagttgaaaattttattaaagctCTATCCTACTCTATCCGTACCTTAAAGTTCTAAACTCTATcctacccgcagaaatatcaatttttttcaaagtaaatataaaatttaatcatttcaaattttatacatattaataacataaaaaataacaaactaatgctctaaattattaaattaactaactagtttagtaGTTGTTCACTTATTATAAGTCATTACATAGGAGAAGTTGTAGATTTAATTCTTACTTTTTTCattatatacctaatttttataaaatgtgtATTATATTTGAAGTGCAGATAGGATAAGATAGAGTACACTCTaaggtagggtagggtacaccctaaacccgtagTAATCACTATTAATCAGTAATTCAAATTAATGGGCATTCGGATAGAGTCAAACATTTCTgtctaaaaatagaaaatgagagaCCTCACTTGTTCAAAATGGCAGAGACATGGACAGGTTATTATTTCAAGCTCCAtgcaatgaaaataataaaaaaaagtttcacCACTAAAATAATAACCACAAACTTAATTGTTGGTCATGAATGTTttaagaaattcaaatttaaccATTGATAACTCAACAAAAGTCTTTACTAATTAATATGCACATATATATAGTTAAACTAACGATCATGCATGATCGCATGGGATGAAAAATCCAAGAATTTCTCCATGTTTTCATGCTGCTTCTACCACCCAACAAACACTAGGTATTCACAAAATATCAGGTTATATAAAATCCATTCAACCCAAGTTCATCAAGTAGTTTAATGGCAGTACTATATATATATCAGTCAACTACTCTGAACTCTGAAGTTAAAGCAAACCCAAACCATCCCCAACCCCTGCCCCTCCCCAAACCAAGAAAACTGAAACAAGTTAAAAGCTAATCAGTTAAGCAAATGAGACTTTTTTAAGTCTCTTCTTTCGACAACAAAGTCTCTTCGCAGTCCGACGAAGGCAGGGAGAGTTTATACTTCATCTTCTTCACATCCTCCCTTGAATAAATGTAAATCCGTTTCACAATGTTGCAGAACTCCCTGCAATTAACAACACGGGAGAgacaaagaaaatagagaaaaattaGAAGATCTCTCAGGGAAACAAGTAAAAATTTGGGTGTTTGGTGACAAGCTTTAGAATTACTCACGGCCATGGATCATCACCAACAAGCATCATGTCATTTTCATCATCAGTAAAAGTAACTGCCCATTTGTTTTGTGATCGGAGTTCTCCCTCAATATGAAACAGTTTCTCAAGCTCAATTgtaagctcgtcatagccattcaACATGGTTAGGTCCACAGCTCTCCCTACAGCTACACCTTGCATTTGCACCTTCTCAAACAAAATAAATGTGAGTTACCCATTAACATACCCCATAAAACCACCTTCCACAGCAACTTAAAATAATGTGAAAGGAATATTCAGACTAATACCTTAGTTCGAGTCCTCATGGATGGTAAGGATGCCAGCTTGCTAGGCTTCTCTGCTGGCAATACATCAGAAGAAATTTGGTTCTGTTGCTCCTTATCGGACACTGAATAGTTGGAACTCTGAGCATTCTGAGTGGCTGATGCAGTAATGGTAATGGGAGTAGATTCTTTGGGACCAATGGGAACAATGGCAGAGCAAGCCTGTTCTTTCTCCGGAAGGGACACATTACTACGGAAGTTGTTAGTCAAATTAACTCCAAATAAAAAGATCTTTGTGGGATTCTCAGTCTTCTTTCTAGCATCTACTTCAACTTTATCATGAGTCAAACCATCATCATTTGGTTTAGATGAAATAGGTGAAAGGCCTTGTTTTGCAGCAGCATTGTTGTTTGGGGGGTTTGGTGGGACACTCGCATGTGGTGAATTAGACCATATTCCTTCCATACGAACCCGAGAGCTACTGGAGTGGCTATTCATGGGATTGCCATTGGTTTCTTTCTGCCTCAAGGACCATACAACCTGGTTTTCCTTGCATTGGACTTCAGCACCACCTAATTCTGCAGGATCATGGGACATAGATGATCCATGAAACCAAAAAGCAGAAGCAGGGGTGTTGGAAGCAATTTCTACAAGGCATAATTTTGGAGTCAAAGCCTATTCAACAAACAATTTATTAAGGGTGTGTTTGCAAGTAaggattttggagggaaaacatcTCAAGAATAAAGATTTCTTTGTTTACCCTACAAAATCAAAATCCAGAAACACCCCCATAATAGAACTATGGTAAAAAGTCTCCTACCAGATGATGAAGTATGATCAGCATGCCTGGGCCTTTTGGCCAACGCAGTAGAGACAACAAAAGGCTCTATCTCCCAAGCAGAAACCCTCTCTGGTCTCGGAAACGTTGCCGGCTCATCCCAATGAACCTGGTAATGTCACAAAAGGATTTAGAATGAGTAAATGCCAACATCCAGAGAAACAACTGACAAAACAAAAACTCATGCAGAAAAGTAGAAATAAGTTCAACCTTCAAGGAACGCCATTGAGAGTTTGACCATCCTGGCGATACATCCCCAACCCCAACAATAGTACCAGAAAATCTGACCAAAAAGCTATAAAAAATAAGCCAACAAGGGGCCAATTTGAAGGTGCACCATGACACACATTCAATTAAGGGGATACCTTCTCTCAGGTGATTCTTCCACTTCAAACCTCATCTTGTAACGCATTCCAGcagtaaatttatttttgactGCTTCCAGATATTTGTTAAGGCCAATAATAAACTGGCTACTCCTGAATGTTCCAAAAGGTATGTCAAGTAAGAGTTACACAAACTGTTGCATTATAAGTTAAATGACACAAACCACAACCAATTCAATATGTTTACAAACCTTGGTTTATAATAAACCACAAACATGGTGCGAGTCATAACAGCATGGGAAGCAGTGGCAAGCACTCCAAGATGCATACTCTGGCTTGATATCACGGACGAAGGCATTGGGATCTGCTGCCGCGCAAGTCGCCTTATCCCAACTCTCATTTCCCCATCTTCTCCCCTGCAAGATTCAGGATCAGAACCAGAACACAGCATCAAGCCTAACATATAAAAGAAAAGGTACTAATAACCTTTGATTAACAACCTTAAAAACACAAAAGCATCTCCAGCAACCAGTCTTTTGGAAGTGACAAAAGTACTCCAGCCAGTTGTGAACAAGTGCCTCTTTGGTGAACCTGATCATGTTACAAAAATGGACAATCAAAATGGCAGCAAAAGAGCCAATCTGACGAGAATTTTCCCTCAAATACCCGATTCCTGACTCTACGCTAAACTACATAATTACCTCCTTTATCTCCTTTACCTCTTAATACATGCTTAAACTTCCACTCGAACCCATGAAGATCCTTCGCCACCAACTCCTGGGATGGTGGTGGGGAATTTTCATCTGCATCCTACAATGAGTAAAGAGCAGGAATAAAAACAAAGCATATAGATTGAAATTTAACCGAATTAAGTTAAATTAAATCCATTGACTAATCCAGCACAAAGTTGACAAAACCCATATAGATAAGTACCGATGGAGGTGATGGCAATGGAGGTAGGCACTCTGTGGCATGCATACGCCGAATTGAACATCCTCCATGTGTGCTAGTATCAGAGGGAGTTAATATCTTGCTAAAAGAGTGAAACGTTTCTCTTTGAGATTCCACTGGACTTGGATCAGGGATTGTAGGCTCTTTTTGCTGAATATAATCcacatgattaaaaaaaaaaaaaatcatttagaaTCGTAATAACGGAGAATAACAAGAGAAAGCATATGGTAGATTGACTAAACAAAACGGGAATTTTGTGTCAAAGTAAGCAAATAGATTGACAAGActaaaagcaaaaaagaaaagtagagaaaTATATTCCTCACATCTGGTTCTGGAAGCAAAGTGATACGGGCATAAACTTCATCAGTTTCCTGTTCCGCCTACACAAATtccacaaaagaaaaataactttaCGGTGATTCGTACACACAGACAACCATGAACAAATAAGGACAAACAAAACAGACAAGTCAGGGAAGTAATAATGAAGAGTGGGTACCAGCAACTGAATGTGAACAACACGGCAGAGAATCTTGGTTGGAAGATTGAAATGAGGGATTTGCTGACTCAGTTCTTGGTTCACCTCCTGATTCGTTGATGCTTGCAACTGCAATACCCCCAAAACAACTAAGAAGACTGAAAAACACAAAGAAGGAGAAGCAGATAGATACATACTTGTTCCATGTGACCCTGGGGGAAGTAGTAGACTCTCTCCCCAGTGCGGGGAACATCGACGAGAGGCCCTGCACACAGCTTCCATAGCTCTGTGTAGAGATCTTCATCTCCCTCACCTATCCAAACTTGAGagctttttatatctaatttggGGAAAAGCTAAGATAAGAAACTACATTCTCAGTCTCCTATGAAATAGAACTAACCTGTTTGAGCTGTAGGAGTGGGAGGTCCCCTCAGATTGCACTCCAGATTCGCCATTCACaatacacaaagaagaagaagaagaagaagaagaagaagaagaagaagaagaagaagaagaagaagaagaaacaaaaacccAAGAGCAAGAGCGTCAAGAGGAATAGTACTACTAGCCCATGTATAGAGAGAGAAAACGGTTATTATAATGATGTAATGATAATTAGTAGTTAGTAGTGTTGTGTAACTGTAACGATAACCGTAACGAACATGAACAAGTGTAACCGAATTTATGAGGTGTTTCCAGTGCTGATTCGACTtttggttacagaagaagaagaagaagaagaagaagaagaagtagtttCTGTTTAAAGGTGGTTCGTGACAGCTGGTGGTGCGTGTTATATCGTTGTGGTTGATTGCTTCCCCGAAGAGAGCAGCTCAGACCACCGTGCTTCTGTCTTCTGTCTTctgtcttctctcttctcaatgaCAAGTTAACAAATAACAACACATTCATTCGGCATTCAACTGCTACTCTCATTTATTCTCCTCATATACTCATTGGTCACCCTTTTGGTGGAATTACTATTTTTATTCTTTCAATAAACTACTTCCGAttctttcaattttcttttccttttctttaccAATATTCTtaaatagattttaaaaattaattatttaattcttttattaCGATTTTTCCTATTAAATGTTTTAAACTAAGACTGACAATATGTGTTTAATCAGTGGTAACTGGTAAGTTGCTACTGCCTGGTCTAATATTTCTTAGAACAACTCTaataaagtgttttttttttttttacttttttttaacatACTACCTTTTATATTTATGGTAATTGAaggaatttgaaattaaaatttacatgGAAAATAATATATGATTTAGGGAGAAATATTACATTGAAGATAATGTGTCAAATATGcaatgtgtttttttttaatgttattatGCTTAATGATGTAATATTTTAAagtctattattattaatatgtaatcttttttaatatggtatataattattaattatgaaattttaatttttatgttagttaattttactcaatctaattataattatttgaaataattaaaaataatataaaagtaaaattaaattgaGACTAAATATTAGAGTGACAAatctatatttaatttcaaattattatttaaaataaagtattaaattggtctccTATATTTGGACgtaattttgtttgagtctttaaattttaaaatattttatttgaataaaaaaaaattatttagcttAGTCTCATTATgaagtcaaagttaaataattaacagaatGTCTTACATGACAGTAATACAAGAACAAAGTGAATAATTTGAATAACAAGTGCAAGTTTCAGAGGTATAAAATTAACTATAGATgcattaatacatttatttatcatttttcttacaatttaaatgaaatattttctataaaactaaagagaatgataaataaatatattgatgcatttacggttgattttgtgtctctgAAATTTATATTTGTTCCTCTAATTATTAACTTTATTCTTGTACTActattatgtaaaatattctattaattatttaattttgaccttacaGTATGactacattgaaattaaataaaacctttttaaattcaaatagaccctttaaattttaaatcttaagaacaaaaataaaattaaatccaaatatAAAAAACCAATTTAGTGTTTACCCTA contains:
- the LOC112695299 gene encoding auxin response factor 9 isoform X3 is translated as MANLECNLRGPPTPTAQTVWIGEGDEDLYTELWKLCAGPLVDVPRTGERVYYFPQGHMEQLQASTNQEVNQELSQQIPHFNLPTKILCRVVHIQLLAEQETDEVYARITLLPEPDQKEPTIPDPSPVESQRETFHSFSKILTPSDTSTHGGCSIRRMHATECLPPLPSPPSDADENSPPPSQELVAKDLHGFEWKFKHVLRGSPKRHLFTTGWSTFVTSKRLVAGDAFVFLRGEDGEMRVGIRRLARQQIPMPSSVISSQSMHLGVLATASHAVMTRTMFVVYYKPRSSQFIIGLNKYLEAVKNKFTAGMRYKMRFEVEESPERRFSGTIVGVGDVSPGWSNSQWRSLKVHWDEPATFPRPERVSAWEIEPFVVSTALAKRPRHADHTSSSEIASNTPASAFWFHGSSMSHDPAELGGAEVQCKENQVVWSLRQKETNGNPMNSHSSSSRVRMEGIWSNSPHASVPPNPPNNNAAAKQGLSPISSKPNDDGLTHDKVEVDARKKTENPTKIFLFGVNLTNNFRSNVSLPEKEQACSAIVPIGPKESTPITITASATQNAQSSNYSVSDKEQQNQISSDVLPAEKPSKLASLPSMRTRTKVQMQGVAVGRAVDLTMLNGYDELTIELEKLFHIEGELRSQNKWAVTFTDDENDMMLVGDDPWPEFCNIVKRIYIYSREDVKKMKYKLSLPSSDCEETLLSKEET
- the LOC112695299 gene encoding auxin response factor 9 isoform X2, yielding MANLECNLRGPPTPTAQTGEGDEDLYTELWKLCAGPLVDVPRTGERVYYFPQGHMEQLQASTNQEVNQELSQQIPHFNLPTKILCRVVHIQLLAEQETDEVYARITLLPEPDQKEPTIPDPSPVESQRETFHSFSKILTPSDTSTHGGCSIRRMHATECLPPLPSPPSDADENSPPPSQELVAKDLHGFEWKFKHVLRGKGDKGGSPKRHLFTTGWSTFVTSKRLVAGDAFVFLRGEDGEMRVGIRRLARQQIPMPSSVISSQSMHLGVLATASHAVMTRTMFVVYYKPRSSQFIIGLNKYLEAVKNKFTAGMRYKMRFEVEESPERRFSGTIVGVGDVSPGWSNSQWRSLKVHWDEPATFPRPERVSAWEIEPFVVSTALAKRPRHADHTSSSEIASNTPASAFWFHGSSMSHDPAELGGAEVQCKENQVVWSLRQKETNGNPMNSHSSSSRVRMEGIWSNSPHASVPPNPPNNNAAAKQGLSPISSKPNDDGLTHDKVEVDARKKTENPTKIFLFGVNLTNNFRSNVSLPEKEQACSAIVPIGPKESTPITITASATQNAQSSNYSVSDKEQQNQISSDVLPAEKPSKLASLPSMRTRTKVQMQGVAVGRAVDLTMLNGYDELTIELEKLFHIEGELRSQNKWAVTFTDDENDMMLVGDDPWPEFCNIVKRIYIYSREDVKKMKYKLSLPSSDCEETLLSKEET
- the LOC112695299 gene encoding auxin response factor 18 isoform X6, with product MANLECNLRGPPTPTAQTGEGDEDLYTELWKLCAGPLVDVPRTGERVYYFPQGHMEQLQASTNQEVNQELSQQIPHFNLPTKILCRVVHIQLLAEQETDEVYARITLLPEPDQKEPTIPDPSPVESQRETFHSFSKILTPSDTSTHGGCSIRRMHATECLPPLPSPPSDADENSPPPSQELVAKDLHGFEWKFKHVLRGKGDKGGSPKRHLFTTGWSTFVTSKRLVAGDAFVFLRGEDGEMRVGIRRLARQQIPMPSSVISSQSMHLGVLATASHAVMTRTMFVVYYKPRSSQFIIGLNKYLEAVKNKFTAGMRYKMRFEVEESPERRFSGTIVGVGDVSPGWSNSQWRSLKVHWDEPATFPRPERVSAWEIEPFVVSTALAKRPRHADHTSSSELGGAEVQCKENQVVWSLRQKETNGNPMNSHSSSSRVRMEGIWSNSPHASVPPNPPNNNAAAKQGLSPISSKPNDDGLTHDKVEVDARKKTENPTKIFLFGVNLTNNFRSNVSLPEKEQACSAIVPIGPKESTPITITASATQNAQSSNYSVSDKEQQNQISSDVLPAEKPSKLASLPSMRTRTKVQMQGVAVGRAVDLTMLNGYDELTIELEKLFHIEGELRSQNKWAVTFTDDENDMMLVGDDPWPEFCNIVKRIYIYSREDVKKMKYKLSLPSSDCEETLLSKEET
- the LOC112695299 gene encoding auxin response factor 18 isoform X5, whose product is MANLECNLRGPPTPTAQTVWIGEGDEDLYTELWKLCAGPLVDVPRTGERVYYFPQGHMEQLQASTNQEVNQELSQQIPHFNLPTKILCRVVHIQLLAEQETDEVYARITLLPEPDQKEPTIPDPSPVESQRETFHSFSKILTPSDTSTHGGCSIRRMHATECLPPLPSPPSDADENSPPPSQELVAKDLHGFEWKFKHVLRGKGDKGGSPKRHLFTTGWSTFVTSKRLVAGDAFVFLRGEDGEMRVGIRRLARQQIPMPSSVISSQSMHLGVLATASHAVMTRTMFVVYYKPRSSQFIIGLNKYLEAVKNKFTAGMRYKMRFEVEESPERRFSGTIVGVGDVSPGWSNSQWRSLKVHWDEPATFPRPERVSAWEIEPFVVSTALAKRPRHADHTSSSELGGAEVQCKENQVVWSLRQKETNGNPMNSHSSSSRVRMEGIWSNSPHASVPPNPPNNNAAAKQGLSPISSKPNDDGLTHDKVEVDARKKTENPTKIFLFGVNLTNNFRSNVSLPEKEQACSAIVPIGPKESTPITITASATQNAQSSNYSVSDKEQQNQISSDVLPAEKPSKLASLPSMRTRTKVQMQGVAVGRAVDLTMLNGYDELTIELEKLFHIEGELRSQNKWAVTFTDDENDMMLVGDDPWPEFCNIVKRIYIYSREDVKKMKYKLSLPSSDCEETLLSKEET
- the LOC112695299 gene encoding auxin response factor 9 isoform X1, yielding MANLECNLRGPPTPTAQTVWIGEGDEDLYTELWKLCAGPLVDVPRTGERVYYFPQGHMEQLQASTNQEVNQELSQQIPHFNLPTKILCRVVHIQLLAEQETDEVYARITLLPEPDQKEPTIPDPSPVESQRETFHSFSKILTPSDTSTHGGCSIRRMHATECLPPLPSPPSDADENSPPPSQELVAKDLHGFEWKFKHVLRGKGDKGGSPKRHLFTTGWSTFVTSKRLVAGDAFVFLRGEDGEMRVGIRRLARQQIPMPSSVISSQSMHLGVLATASHAVMTRTMFVVYYKPRSSQFIIGLNKYLEAVKNKFTAGMRYKMRFEVEESPERRFSGTIVGVGDVSPGWSNSQWRSLKVHWDEPATFPRPERVSAWEIEPFVVSTALAKRPRHADHTSSSEIASNTPASAFWFHGSSMSHDPAELGGAEVQCKENQVVWSLRQKETNGNPMNSHSSSSRVRMEGIWSNSPHASVPPNPPNNNAAAKQGLSPISSKPNDDGLTHDKVEVDARKKTENPTKIFLFGVNLTNNFRSNVSLPEKEQACSAIVPIGPKESTPITITASATQNAQSSNYSVSDKEQQNQISSDVLPAEKPSKLASLPSMRTRTKVQMQGVAVGRAVDLTMLNGYDELTIELEKLFHIEGELRSQNKWAVTFTDDENDMMLVGDDPWPEFCNIVKRIYIYSREDVKKMKYKLSLPSSDCEETLLSKEET
- the LOC112695299 gene encoding auxin response factor 18 isoform X8 — encoded protein: MANLECNLRGPPTPTAQTGEGDEDLYTELWKLCAGPLVDVPRTGERVYYFPQGHMEQLQASTNQEVNQELSQQIPHFNLPTKILCRVVHIQLLAEQETDEVYARITLLPEPDQKEPTIPDPSPVESQRETFHSFSKILTPSDTSTHGGCSIRRMHATECLPPLPSPPSDADENSPPPSQELVAKDLHGFEWKFKHVLRGSPKRHLFTTGWSTFVTSKRLVAGDAFVFLRGEDGEMRVGIRRLARQQIPMPSSVISSQSMHLGVLATASHAVMTRTMFVVYYKPRSSQFIIGLNKYLEAVKNKFTAGMRYKMRFEVEESPERRFSGTIVGVGDVSPGWSNSQWRSLKVHWDEPATFPRPERVSAWEIEPFVVSTALAKRPRHADHTSSSELGGAEVQCKENQVVWSLRQKETNGNPMNSHSSSSRVRMEGIWSNSPHASVPPNPPNNNAAAKQGLSPISSKPNDDGLTHDKVEVDARKKTENPTKIFLFGVNLTNNFRSNVSLPEKEQACSAIVPIGPKESTPITITASATQNAQSSNYSVSDKEQQNQISSDVLPAEKPSKLASLPSMRTRTKVQMQGVAVGRAVDLTMLNGYDELTIELEKLFHIEGELRSQNKWAVTFTDDENDMMLVGDDPWPEFCNIVKRIYIYSREDVKKMKYKLSLPSSDCEETLLSKEET
- the LOC112695299 gene encoding auxin response factor 9 isoform X4, which codes for MANLECNLRGPPTPTAQTGEGDEDLYTELWKLCAGPLVDVPRTGERVYYFPQGHMEQLQASTNQEVNQELSQQIPHFNLPTKILCRVVHIQLLAEQETDEVYARITLLPEPDQKEPTIPDPSPVESQRETFHSFSKILTPSDTSTHGGCSIRRMHATECLPPLPSPPSDADENSPPPSQELVAKDLHGFEWKFKHVLRGSPKRHLFTTGWSTFVTSKRLVAGDAFVFLRGEDGEMRVGIRRLARQQIPMPSSVISSQSMHLGVLATASHAVMTRTMFVVYYKPRSSQFIIGLNKYLEAVKNKFTAGMRYKMRFEVEESPERRFSGTIVGVGDVSPGWSNSQWRSLKVHWDEPATFPRPERVSAWEIEPFVVSTALAKRPRHADHTSSSEIASNTPASAFWFHGSSMSHDPAELGGAEVQCKENQVVWSLRQKETNGNPMNSHSSSSRVRMEGIWSNSPHASVPPNPPNNNAAAKQGLSPISSKPNDDGLTHDKVEVDARKKTENPTKIFLFGVNLTNNFRSNVSLPEKEQACSAIVPIGPKESTPITITASATQNAQSSNYSVSDKEQQNQISSDVLPAEKPSKLASLPSMRTRTKVQMQGVAVGRAVDLTMLNGYDELTIELEKLFHIEGELRSQNKWAVTFTDDENDMMLVGDDPWPEFCNIVKRIYIYSREDVKKMKYKLSLPSSDCEETLLSKEET
- the LOC112695299 gene encoding auxin response factor 18 isoform X7, giving the protein MANLECNLRGPPTPTAQTVWIGEGDEDLYTELWKLCAGPLVDVPRTGERVYYFPQGHMEQLQASTNQEVNQELSQQIPHFNLPTKILCRVVHIQLLAEQETDEVYARITLLPEPDQKEPTIPDPSPVESQRETFHSFSKILTPSDTSTHGGCSIRRMHATECLPPLPSPPSDADENSPPPSQELVAKDLHGFEWKFKHVLRGSPKRHLFTTGWSTFVTSKRLVAGDAFVFLRGEDGEMRVGIRRLARQQIPMPSSVISSQSMHLGVLATASHAVMTRTMFVVYYKPRSSQFIIGLNKYLEAVKNKFTAGMRYKMRFEVEESPERRFSGTIVGVGDVSPGWSNSQWRSLKVHWDEPATFPRPERVSAWEIEPFVVSTALAKRPRHADHTSSSELGGAEVQCKENQVVWSLRQKETNGNPMNSHSSSSRVRMEGIWSNSPHASVPPNPPNNNAAAKQGLSPISSKPNDDGLTHDKVEVDARKKTENPTKIFLFGVNLTNNFRSNVSLPEKEQACSAIVPIGPKESTPITITASATQNAQSSNYSVSDKEQQNQISSDVLPAEKPSKLASLPSMRTRTKVQMQGVAVGRAVDLTMLNGYDELTIELEKLFHIEGELRSQNKWAVTFTDDENDMMLVGDDPWPEFCNIVKRIYIYSREDVKKMKYKLSLPSSDCEETLLSKEET